A window from Erythrolamprus reginae isolate rEryReg1 chromosome 9, rEryReg1.hap1, whole genome shotgun sequence encodes these proteins:
- the LOC139172334 gene encoding cytochrome P450 3A24-like isoform X3, translated as MEDAILGLPLETWALALLLLGLLVLYGIWPYNVFKKLGIPGPRPLPFIGTFLEYRNGVLEFDQRCFEKYGKIWGIFDGRQPVMAILDPALIKTILVKEFYTYFTNRRNFGLHGNLDTALNIVVDEQWKRIRNTLSPTFTSGRLKEMMPIINHYNEILEKNIQKKLENEETVDMKLIFSAYSLDVVTSCSFSVNIDSLNHPNDPVVVHMKKILAFGFLSPVLILAVLFPFLIPVLEKLNVSMFNTSSTDFFLEVFKKIKQERQKKDHTNRVDFLQLMMDAQAAASGDPNSEKALTDKEILAQSIIFIFAGYETIGTSLSFISYCLATNPDVQEKLYQEINDTFPNQAPPTYDALHQMEYLDMVVNETFRLYPPLNRLERACKRTVEIHGVTIPEGALVVIPNYILHRIPEYWPEPEEFRPERFSKENKETLDPYVFLPFGAGPRNCIAMRFALLVLKMGLVVALQRFRFQTCKETLIPLELEDKGFLRTKKPIMLKLVPRVVVKHGE; from the exons ttatGGGATCTGGCCGTACAATGTCTTCAAGAAGTTGGGAATCCCTGGGCCAAGACCTCTGCCTTTTATCGGAACTTTCCTTGAATATCGGAAT GGTGTTTTGGAGTTTGACCAAAGATGCTTTGAGAAATACGGCAAGATCTGGGG AATATTTGATGGCCGGCAACCTGTGATGGCCATTTTGGATCCTGCCCTCATTAAAACAATCCTGGTCAAAGAATTCTATACTTATTTCACCAATCGCCGG AACTTTGGTCTGCATGGAAATCTGGACACAGCCCTAAACATTGTGGTTGATGAACAGTGGAAGAGGATTCGCAATACCTTGTCCCCCACTTTCACCAGTGGGAGGCTGAAGGAG ATGATGCCCATCATCAACCATTATAACGAAATCTTGGAGAAGAACATTCAGAAGAAATTGGAGAATGAGGAAACCGTAGATATGAAGCT GATCTTTTCAGCCTACAGCTTGGATGTGGTAACCAGCTGCTCCTTCAGTGTCAACATTGATTCCCTCAACCATCCCAACGATCCAGTTGTTGTGCACATGAAGAAGATCCTCGCATTTGGCTTCCTCAGCCCTGTTTTAATCTTGGCTG TCCTTTTCCCATTCCTTATCCCAGTGCTGGAAAAACTCAACGTTAGTATGTTCAACACGTCTTCCACAGACTTCTTCCTCGAGGTCTTCAAAAAAATCAAACAAGAGCGTCAAAAGAAGGACCACACG AACCGAGTTGATTTTCTTCAGCTCATGATGGACGCTCAAGCAGCAGCCTCTGGGGACCCAAATTCAGAGAAAG CTTTAACAGACAAAGAGATTTTGGCCCagtcaattatttttatttttgctggcTATGAGACCATCGGTACCTCCCTCAGCTTCATTTCTTATTGCCTGGCCACCAACCCCGATGTTCAAGAGAAATTGTACCAAGAGATCAATGACACTTTTCCCAATCAG GCCCCTCCCACCTATGATGCACTCCATCAAATGGAATATCTAGATATGGTGGTGAATGAAACTTTTCGCCTTTACCCTCCATTGAACCGACTCGAGAGAGCCTGCAAAAGGACAGTAGAAATACATGGAGTGACCATCCCAGAAGGGGCGTTGGTTGTAATTCCCAATTATATCCTACATCGGATCCCCGAATATTGGCCTGAGCCTGAAGAATTCAGACCTGAGAG GTTTAGCAAAGAGAACAAAGAGACCCTAGACCCGtatgtcttcctccctttcgGAGCTGGTCCGAGGAACTGCATCGCGATGCGTTTTGCCCTCCTGGTGCTGAAAATGGGCCTGGTGGTGGCGCTGCAAAGGTTTCGCTTTCAAACCTGCAAAGAAACACTG ATCCCCCTGGAGCTGGAAGACAAAGGATTCCTCAGGACGAAGAAGCCCATCATGTTGAAGTTGGTGCCCAGAGTCGTTGTGAAACATGGGGAGTAG
- the LOC139172334 gene encoding cytochrome P450 3A24-like isoform X5 — protein MAILDPALIKTILVKEFYTYFTNRRNFGLHGNLDTALNIVVDEQWKRIRNTLSPTFTSGRLKEMMPIINHYNEILEKNIQKKLENEETVDMKLIFSAYSLDVVTSCSFSVNIDSLNHPNDPVVVHMKKILAFGFLSPVLILAVLFPFLIPVLEKLNVSMFNTSSTDFFLEVFKKIKQERQKKDHTNRVDFLQLMMDAQAAASGDPNSEKALTDKEILAQSIIFIFAGYETIGTSLSFISYCLATNPDVQEKLYQEINDTFPNQAPPTYDALHQMEYLDMVVNETFRLYPPLNRLERACKRTVEIHGVTIPEGALVVIPNYILHRIPEYWPEPEEFRPERFSKENKETLDPYVFLPFGAGPRNCIAMRFALLVLKMGLVVALQRFRFQTCKETLIPLELEDKGFLRTKKPIMLKLVPRVVVKHGE, from the exons ATGGCCATTTTGGATCCTGCCCTCATTAAAACAATCCTGGTCAAAGAATTCTATACTTATTTCACCAATCGCCGG AACTTTGGTCTGCATGGAAATCTGGACACAGCCCTAAACATTGTGGTTGATGAACAGTGGAAGAGGATTCGCAATACCTTGTCCCCCACTTTCACCAGTGGGAGGCTGAAGGAG ATGATGCCCATCATCAACCATTATAACGAAATCTTGGAGAAGAACATTCAGAAGAAATTGGAGAATGAGGAAACCGTAGATATGAAGCT GATCTTTTCAGCCTACAGCTTGGATGTGGTAACCAGCTGCTCCTTCAGTGTCAACATTGATTCCCTCAACCATCCCAACGATCCAGTTGTTGTGCACATGAAGAAGATCCTCGCATTTGGCTTCCTCAGCCCTGTTTTAATCTTGGCTG TCCTTTTCCCATTCCTTATCCCAGTGCTGGAAAAACTCAACGTTAGTATGTTCAACACGTCTTCCACAGACTTCTTCCTCGAGGTCTTCAAAAAAATCAAACAAGAGCGTCAAAAGAAGGACCACACG AACCGAGTTGATTTTCTTCAGCTCATGATGGACGCTCAAGCAGCAGCCTCTGGGGACCCAAATTCAGAGAAAG CTTTAACAGACAAAGAGATTTTGGCCCagtcaattatttttatttttgctggcTATGAGACCATCGGTACCTCCCTCAGCTTCATTTCTTATTGCCTGGCCACCAACCCCGATGTTCAAGAGAAATTGTACCAAGAGATCAATGACACTTTTCCCAATCAG GCCCCTCCCACCTATGATGCACTCCATCAAATGGAATATCTAGATATGGTGGTGAATGAAACTTTTCGCCTTTACCCTCCATTGAACCGACTCGAGAGAGCCTGCAAAAGGACAGTAGAAATACATGGAGTGACCATCCCAGAAGGGGCGTTGGTTGTAATTCCCAATTATATCCTACATCGGATCCCCGAATATTGGCCTGAGCCTGAAGAATTCAGACCTGAGAG GTTTAGCAAAGAGAACAAAGAGACCCTAGACCCGtatgtcttcctccctttcgGAGCTGGTCCGAGGAACTGCATCGCGATGCGTTTTGCCCTCCTGGTGCTGAAAATGGGCCTGGTGGTGGCGCTGCAAAGGTTTCGCTTTCAAACCTGCAAAGAAACACTG ATCCCCCTGGAGCTGGAAGACAAAGGATTCCTCAGGACGAAGAAGCCCATCATGTTGAAGTTGGTGCCCAGAGTCGTTGTGAAACATGGGGAGTAG
- the LOC139172334 gene encoding cytochrome P450 3A24-like isoform X2 yields the protein MEDAILGWALETWALALLLLGLLVLYGIWPYNVFKKLGIPGPRPLPFIGTFLEYRNGVLEFDQRCFEKYGKIWGIFDGRQPVMAILDPALIKTILVKEFYTYFTNRRNFGLHGNLDTALNIVVDEQWKRIRNTLSPTFTSGRLKEMMPIINHYNEILEKNIQKKLENEETVDMKLIFSAYSLDVVTSCSFSVNIDSLNHPNDPVVVHMKKILAFGFLSPVLILAVLFPFLIPVLEKLNVSMFNTSSTDFFLEVFKKIKQERQKKDHTNRVDFLQLMMDAQAAASGDPNSEKALTDKEILAQSIIFIFAGYETIGTSLSFISYCLATNPDVQEKLYQEINDTFPNQAPPTYDALHQMEYLDMVVNETFRLYPPLNRLERACKRTVEIHGVTIPEGALVVIPNYILHRIPEYWPEPEEFRPERFSKENKETLDPYVFLPFGAGPRNCIAMRFALLVLKMGLVVALQRFRFQTCKETLIPLELEDKGFLRTKKPIMLKLVPRVVVKHGE from the exons ATGGAAGACGCGATCCTCGGCTGGGCGCTGGAAACCTGGGCGCTCGCCCTGCTCCTCCTGGGCCTGCTGGTGCT ttatGGGATCTGGCCGTACAATGTCTTCAAGAAGTTGGGAATCCCTGGGCCAAGACCTCTGCCTTTTATCGGAACTTTCCTTGAATATCGGAAT GGTGTTTTGGAGTTTGACCAAAGATGCTTTGAGAAATACGGCAAGATCTGGGG AATATTTGATGGCCGGCAACCTGTGATGGCCATTTTGGATCCTGCCCTCATTAAAACAATCCTGGTCAAAGAATTCTATACTTATTTCACCAATCGCCGG AACTTTGGTCTGCATGGAAATCTGGACACAGCCCTAAACATTGTGGTTGATGAACAGTGGAAGAGGATTCGCAATACCTTGTCCCCCACTTTCACCAGTGGGAGGCTGAAGGAG ATGATGCCCATCATCAACCATTATAACGAAATCTTGGAGAAGAACATTCAGAAGAAATTGGAGAATGAGGAAACCGTAGATATGAAGCT GATCTTTTCAGCCTACAGCTTGGATGTGGTAACCAGCTGCTCCTTCAGTGTCAACATTGATTCCCTCAACCATCCCAACGATCCAGTTGTTGTGCACATGAAGAAGATCCTCGCATTTGGCTTCCTCAGCCCTGTTTTAATCTTGGCTG TCCTTTTCCCATTCCTTATCCCAGTGCTGGAAAAACTCAACGTTAGTATGTTCAACACGTCTTCCACAGACTTCTTCCTCGAGGTCTTCAAAAAAATCAAACAAGAGCGTCAAAAGAAGGACCACACG AACCGAGTTGATTTTCTTCAGCTCATGATGGACGCTCAAGCAGCAGCCTCTGGGGACCCAAATTCAGAGAAAG CTTTAACAGACAAAGAGATTTTGGCCCagtcaattatttttatttttgctggcTATGAGACCATCGGTACCTCCCTCAGCTTCATTTCTTATTGCCTGGCCACCAACCCCGATGTTCAAGAGAAATTGTACCAAGAGATCAATGACACTTTTCCCAATCAG GCCCCTCCCACCTATGATGCACTCCATCAAATGGAATATCTAGATATGGTGGTGAATGAAACTTTTCGCCTTTACCCTCCATTGAACCGACTCGAGAGAGCCTGCAAAAGGACAGTAGAAATACATGGAGTGACCATCCCAGAAGGGGCGTTGGTTGTAATTCCCAATTATATCCTACATCGGATCCCCGAATATTGGCCTGAGCCTGAAGAATTCAGACCTGAGAG GTTTAGCAAAGAGAACAAAGAGACCCTAGACCCGtatgtcttcctccctttcgGAGCTGGTCCGAGGAACTGCATCGCGATGCGTTTTGCCCTCCTGGTGCTGAAAATGGGCCTGGTGGTGGCGCTGCAAAGGTTTCGCTTTCAAACCTGCAAAGAAACACTG ATCCCCCTGGAGCTGGAAGACAAAGGATTCCTCAGGACGAAGAAGCCCATCATGTTGAAGTTGGTGCCCAGAGTCGTTGTGAAACATGGGGAGTAG